In Gordonia phthalatica, one genomic interval encodes:
- a CDS encoding HNH endonuclease signature motif containing protein encodes MNENSIQLPEDPVALAALMDQVAAKFAAAPFAAVTEDQLVTTAEVMESARRRLDGADAALLVEISDRNAVRKVGLFSLHQFLAQHLRVGDGEAKRRRIAAEAIGQFSSLTGATLDPALPATATAVADGAIGGGHVREIAAVMDRIPSAVDAETRGRAEAQLAAIARDLSPAGVAQAGHRLLAHLDPDGQVTDERDRARRRGLTLMPQDRQLMSKVRAQLSPELRANLEVMLGQWAAPGMNNPDDPESPRGAADLADPAVLAAAAERDTRTAGQRNHDALLAILRTAHAASGVPAGKLSTELVVTVTDKELAQRAGVAVTATGTRLPIRELVHVAGAVQPHLAVFSAATGKALWFGRGRRLASQDQRLMLFARDRGCTAPECSAPFARTEAHHLTEWRDGGATDIDNLGAACGRHNRSVGHQVGQWETQILLDGPDVGRVAWRPVADTRRDWRVNQIHHAELLPDLGPHAPPAPEDSRVEAYLTRLLTA; translated from the coding sequence GTGAACGAAAACAGCATTCAGTTGCCGGAGGATCCGGTCGCGTTGGCCGCCCTGATGGACCAGGTGGCCGCCAAGTTCGCGGCGGCTCCGTTCGCCGCGGTGACCGAGGACCAGTTGGTCACCACCGCCGAGGTGATGGAGTCGGCGCGCCGTCGCCTCGACGGTGCCGATGCGGCCCTGCTGGTGGAGATCTCCGACCGCAACGCGGTCCGCAAGGTCGGCCTGTTCTCCCTGCACCAGTTCCTGGCCCAGCACCTGCGGGTCGGCGACGGCGAAGCCAAACGCCGCCGGATCGCCGCCGAAGCCATCGGCCAATTCTCCTCCCTCACCGGAGCAACCCTCGACCCGGCGTTGCCGGCCACCGCCACCGCGGTCGCCGACGGCGCCATCGGCGGCGGCCATGTCCGGGAAATCGCGGCCGTCATGGACCGGATTCCTTCCGCGGTCGACGCCGAAACTCGGGGTCGGGCGGAGGCCCAGTTGGCGGCCATCGCCCGCGACTTGTCCCCCGCGGGCGTGGCGCAAGCCGGGCACCGCCTGCTGGCGCACCTGGATCCGGACGGGCAGGTCACCGACGAACGTGACCGCGCCCGCCGCCGCGGCCTGACCCTCATGCCGCAGGACCGGCAGTTGATGAGCAAGGTCCGCGCCCAACTCAGCCCCGAGCTGCGCGCCAACCTGGAAGTCATGCTCGGCCAATGGGCCGCACCCGGGATGAATAACCCGGATGATCCCGAGTCCCCGCGCGGGGCCGCCGATCTGGCCGACCCGGCGGTTTTGGCCGCCGCGGCCGAGCGCGACACCCGCACCGCGGGTCAGCGCAACCATGACGCACTGCTGGCGATCCTGCGGACCGCGCACGCCGCCTCCGGGGTGCCGGCCGGCAAACTCTCGACCGAACTGGTCGTGACGGTCACCGACAAGGAGCTCGCCCAGCGGGCCGGGGTCGCGGTCACCGCGACCGGCACCCGCCTCCCGATCCGAGAGTTGGTGCACGTGGCCGGTGCGGTGCAGCCGCACCTGGCGGTGTTCTCCGCCGCCACCGGTAAGGCCCTGTGGTTCGGGCGGGGACGACGCCTGGCCTCGCAGGATCAACGGTTGATGCTGTTCGCCCGCGACCGCGGGTGCACCGCCCCGGAATGCTCGGCGCCGTTCGCCCGCACCGAGGCGCACCACCTCACCGAGTGGCGTGACGGTGGTGCCACCGACATCGATAATCTCGGTGCCGCGTGCGGGCGGCACAACCGCTCGGTCGGCCACCAGGTCGGCCAGTGGGAAACCCAGATCCTGCTCGACGGCCCGGATGTGGGGCGGGTGGCGTGGCGGCCGGTGGCCGACACCCGCCGGGACTGGCGGGTCAACCAGATCCACCACGCCGAACTCCTGCCCGACCTCGGGCCCCACGCCCCACCGGCCCCGGAGGACTCCCGGGTCGAGGCCTACCTCACCCGCCTCCTGACCGCCTGA
- a CDS encoding DinB family protein, with protein sequence MPEMYRGSERELLDAIIDRNREALIASVEWLSDAESRRRLVASATTPIGLIKHAAAAERFWFQRFLDRRTECDGPANPGEASYAVDDAESLDDVIAEFRRASAESRRIASGLDADDVLMNSRDEPVSVRYVLQHMVEEFARHAGHADILVEQIVASR encoded by the coding sequence ATGCCAGAGATGTATCGCGGGTCGGAACGCGAGCTTCTGGACGCCATCATCGACCGAAATCGCGAGGCGTTGATCGCCTCCGTGGAATGGCTGTCCGACGCGGAGAGTCGGCGACGCCTCGTCGCGTCCGCGACCACGCCGATCGGCTTGATCAAGCATGCGGCCGCCGCCGAACGCTTCTGGTTTCAACGATTCCTCGATCGCCGCACAGAGTGCGACGGCCCGGCGAACCCCGGCGAGGCGAGCTACGCGGTCGACGACGCCGAGAGTCTGGACGACGTCATCGCCGAGTTCCGTCGTGCGAGCGCCGAGTCGCGGCGCATCGCTTCCGGACTCGACGCCGACGATGTGCTGATGAACTCGCGTGACGAACCGGTGAGTGTGCGATACGTGTTGCAGCACATGGTCGAGGAGTTCGCGAGGCACGCCGGTCACGCCGACATCCTGGTCGAGCAGATCGTGGCCTCGCGCTGA
- a CDS encoding SRPBCC family protein has protein sequence MKYTISIEIDRPRNKVVELLSDPAQMPKWLRGLISHEPIEGVHGQLGAVSHVVFQTGKQQMEATETVTRVDPIDPQPAPATTAVRYEREIAAQGMWQAQRDRLIDAGPNRTLWESESEFRFDGLVMRLFGLLIPSVFRKQSRRHMEDFKAFAEDGADVRDETS, from the coding sequence ATGAAGTACACCATCTCGATCGAGATCGACAGGCCACGCAACAAGGTGGTCGAGTTGCTCTCTGATCCGGCGCAGATGCCGAAGTGGCTGCGCGGCCTGATCTCGCACGAACCGATCGAGGGCGTGCACGGACAGCTCGGCGCCGTCTCACATGTCGTTTTCCAGACCGGGAAGCAGCAGATGGAGGCGACCGAGACCGTCACTCGCGTCGATCCCATCGACCCGCAGCCAGCGCCCGCCACCACTGCAGTGCGCTACGAACGCGAGATCGCAGCGCAGGGCATGTGGCAGGCCCAACGCGACCGCCTCATCGACGCCGGGCCGAACAGAACACTCTGGGAAAGTGAGAGCGAATTCCGATTCGACGGACTCGTGATGCGACTGTTCGGACTGCTCATCCCCAGTGTGTTCCGCAAACAGTCACGCCGGCACATGGAGGACTTCAAAGCGTTCGCCGAGGATGGGGCAGACGTTCGTGACGAGACGAGCTGA
- a CDS encoding DUF4822 domain-containing protein codes for MTHNAFARRAALAVLSVSAAAGAVLAAAPTTAAPAFAAPSISIPSPFAQKLTPSQSLASTPWKTTGAVDQNGKRVALDNAGVSNFVGWAYFKADGTYTMYNLDDSPKLKGDWTVNADGSERWINAKDATGKVLFERVVPIVELTKNVFTYRVYPNAADTKTYFDIIHTKTNHVEPGTDAKGPGANGAQGNDGKGGYHFNNGNKR; via the coding sequence ATGACACACAACGCATTCGCTCGCCGCGCCGCACTCGCCGTCCTGTCGGTCTCCGCCGCCGCAGGTGCCGTCCTGGCCGCCGCCCCGACCACCGCCGCGCCCGCGTTCGCGGCGCCGTCGATCTCGATCCCGTCGCCGTTCGCGCAGAAGCTGACGCCGTCGCAGTCCCTGGCCTCCACCCCGTGGAAGACCACCGGCGCCGTCGATCAGAACGGGAAGCGCGTCGCCCTCGACAACGCGGGCGTGTCGAACTTCGTGGGCTGGGCCTACTTCAAGGCCGACGGCACCTACACGATGTACAACCTCGACGACTCACCGAAGCTGAAGGGCGACTGGACCGTCAACGCCGACGGGTCCGAGCGGTGGATCAACGCCAAGGACGCCACCGGCAAGGTGCTGTTCGAGCGCGTCGTCCCGATCGTCGAGCTGACCAAGAACGTCTTCACCTACCGCGTGTACCCGAACGCCGCGGACACGAAGACCTACTTCGACATCATTCACACCAAGACCAACCACGTGGAGCCCGGCACCGACGCCAAGGGCCCCGGAGCCAACGGCGCGCAGGGCAACGACGGCAAGGGCGGCTACCACTTCAACAACGGCAACAAGCGCTGA
- a CDS encoding TetR/AcrR family transcriptional regulator: MSPRALDPAVREALSEAAVRILGTEGRDALSSRRLAREAGTSTTAVYTYFGGMDELHRHVRRRELDALVHRLDVIDVTEDPVADLAGVSAVYIRYGADHRSRYRVMFVDQPPDDEHDPAERVFDRFRAAVEACVTVGRFHPDVHYSPALWAGEIWAACHGAAMLAATDLLPPSQIDTLAADLVYRMCVGFGDDPVRARASVNGRFGEGDNRRAAVRPQRGEHGAAT; encoded by the coding sequence ATGAGTCCGCGCGCACTGGACCCCGCCGTCCGAGAGGCGCTGTCCGAAGCGGCTGTCCGCATCCTCGGAACCGAGGGGCGCGACGCGCTCAGCTCTCGCCGCCTCGCCCGGGAAGCGGGAACGTCGACCACCGCCGTGTACACCTACTTCGGTGGCATGGACGAACTCCACCGTCACGTCAGGCGCCGAGAACTGGACGCGCTCGTGCACCGGCTCGACGTGATCGACGTGACCGAGGATCCGGTCGCAGATCTCGCCGGGGTCAGCGCGGTCTACATCCGCTACGGAGCGGACCACCGGTCGCGCTATCGCGTGATGTTCGTCGATCAGCCACCCGACGACGAGCACGATCCGGCCGAACGCGTCTTCGACCGCTTCCGCGCAGCCGTCGAGGCGTGCGTGACCGTCGGCCGATTCCACCCGGACGTCCACTACTCCCCTGCGCTGTGGGCGGGAGAGATCTGGGCGGCGTGCCACGGCGCGGCGATGCTGGCGGCGACCGACCTCCTGCCGCCGTCGCAGATCGATACGCTCGCCGCAGACCTCGTCTACCGGATGTGCGTCGGATTCGGCGACGATCCCGTTCGTGCTCGGGCCTCTGTCAACGGCCGGTTCGGTGAAGGAGACAATCGACGTGCAGCCGTGCGGCCGCAGCGAGGAGAACACGGTGCCGCGACCTGA
- a CDS encoding DUF3533 domain-containing protein: MTDTDLDDRPPAERSRPLRSWRFWAGPIIVVTVVMSAMAALYLSSILDPTRNLNSFPIAVVNEDVGATDPAGKHVNLAEEITKSVDAKVDADQVQLEYLTWDETVERMRDGRLYGAIRVPADFSAKTLALAQASLVPSTTPAPQPEITVLTNPRSATMGSSLVTALSGEVLAEMNKNVGVKVTESVNQAAAQQNPPAHITGVTAITLATPIKIVPKQFEPLPHGTGLGLSAFYFALLVLLGGFTGAMLVNTLIDGSLGFIASEIGPRIVVRRPQGFNRMEVLVIKWIVMVGTAVVLSTAYIGVAKALDMNIDHPWILWGYSMLAISAVGVTALSVVSAFGGIGMLINMFVFVFLGLPSAGATIPLEATPQFFAWLSSFEPLHQVYVGIRAIVFFDARGAAGLSHAIAMTAIGLVIGVAIGLGTAYYYERRGLPRLGLTELAKDPEPETEAVES, encoded by the coding sequence ATGACTGACACCGATCTCGACGACCGCCCGCCCGCCGAGCGAAGCCGACCCCTCCGGTCGTGGCGTTTCTGGGCCGGCCCGATCATCGTGGTCACGGTGGTGATGTCGGCGATGGCGGCGCTCTATCTGAGCAGCATCCTCGACCCGACGCGCAATCTGAACTCGTTCCCGATCGCCGTGGTCAACGAGGATGTGGGCGCGACGGACCCGGCGGGCAAGCATGTGAATCTCGCCGAGGAGATCACCAAGTCCGTCGACGCGAAGGTCGACGCCGACCAGGTGCAGTTGGAGTACCTGACGTGGGACGAGACCGTCGAACGAATGCGTGACGGCCGCCTGTACGGCGCCATCCGCGTCCCCGCCGACTTCAGCGCCAAGACGCTGGCGCTGGCGCAGGCGAGCCTGGTTCCCTCGACCACGCCGGCGCCGCAGCCTGAGATCACGGTGCTGACCAACCCGCGGTCGGCCACGATGGGCAGTTCGCTGGTCACCGCACTGAGCGGTGAGGTCCTCGCCGAGATGAACAAGAACGTCGGCGTCAAAGTCACCGAGTCGGTCAATCAAGCCGCCGCTCAACAGAATCCGCCCGCCCACATCACCGGCGTCACGGCGATCACGCTCGCGACCCCGATCAAGATCGTGCCCAAGCAGTTCGAGCCGCTGCCGCACGGGACCGGCCTCGGACTGTCGGCGTTCTACTTCGCACTCCTCGTGCTGCTCGGCGGCTTCACCGGCGCGATGCTCGTCAACACGCTGATCGACGGATCGCTCGGATTCATCGCGTCGGAGATCGGTCCCCGCATCGTGGTCCGTCGACCGCAGGGCTTCAACCGGATGGAGGTGCTCGTGATCAAATGGATCGTCATGGTGGGCACCGCGGTCGTCCTCTCGACTGCATACATCGGCGTCGCGAAAGCGCTCGACATGAACATCGACCATCCATGGATCCTGTGGGGCTACAGCATGCTCGCGATCTCCGCCGTCGGAGTCACCGCACTGTCGGTGGTGTCGGCCTTCGGTGGGATCGGCATGCTGATCAACATGTTCGTGTTCGTGTTCCTCGGGTTGCCGTCGGCCGGTGCGACCATCCCGTTGGAGGCGACGCCGCAGTTCTTCGCCTGGTTGTCGTCGTTCGAGCCGCTGCATCAGGTGTACGTCGGGATCCGCGCCATCGTGTTCTTTGACGCGCGCGGCGCCGCCGGGCTCAGTCATGCGATCGCGATGACCGCCATCGGCCTCGTCATCGGCGTCGCCATCGGTCTCGGCACGGCGTACTACTACGAGCGTCGCGGCCTGCCGCGGCTCGGACTGACCGAGTTGGCGAAAGACCCGGAGCCAGAAACCGAAGCCGTCGAGAGCTAG
- a CDS encoding oxidoreductase, whose protein sequence is MPRPDATERWTLDDAPDQTGRVAVVTGANSGLGLEVARGLARLGATVVMACRTAGTAEVARASIVADHPSADVSVVPLDLADPESVRRCADGVMARHSAVDLVVANAGYIPTEVVRNDDGIELGFAATFLGHFALIGHLADVVRRTPAARVVTVGSLAHRTRGVDPSSLGVGTTRSPMRAYAEAKLAQLIFAGELDRRFTAIGSSAISLAAHPGAAKTGVMRERNAVIQRAFHSRLTWPVLRLFVNDAPAGALPILRAATDPSAVGGDYFGPSGPFQLTGAPVQVPSSPVVRDAAIGARLWAFAESHTRVEYP, encoded by the coding sequence GTGCCGCGACCTGATGCGACCGAGCGCTGGACGCTCGACGACGCACCCGATCAGACGGGACGCGTCGCCGTCGTGACCGGCGCCAACTCAGGGCTGGGACTCGAAGTGGCGCGCGGGTTGGCGCGCCTGGGCGCAACCGTCGTGATGGCCTGTCGAACCGCGGGTACCGCCGAGGTCGCACGCGCTAGCATCGTCGCCGACCACCCGAGCGCGGACGTGTCGGTCGTGCCACTCGACCTCGCCGATCCGGAGTCCGTCCGGCGGTGCGCAGACGGGGTCATGGCACGTCACTCGGCTGTCGACCTCGTTGTCGCGAACGCCGGCTACATCCCGACCGAGGTGGTCAGGAACGATGACGGGATCGAACTCGGCTTCGCTGCGACGTTCCTTGGCCACTTCGCCCTCATCGGGCACCTCGCCGACGTCGTGCGTCGGACTCCGGCTGCGCGCGTGGTGACCGTCGGCAGTCTGGCGCACCGCACCCGGGGCGTCGATCCGTCGTCGCTCGGCGTCGGGACGACGCGCTCGCCGATGCGCGCCTACGCCGAGGCGAAGCTCGCGCAACTGATCTTCGCCGGCGAACTGGACCGACGGTTCACCGCGATCGGATCGTCGGCGATCTCGCTGGCCGCGCACCCGGGCGCGGCGAAGACTGGCGTGATGCGCGAACGGAATGCGGTCATCCAGCGCGCGTTCCACAGCAGACTCACGTGGCCGGTGCTGCGGCTGTTCGTCAACGATGCGCCTGCGGGTGCTCTTCCGATACTGCGCGCGGCGACCGACCCGTCCGCCGTCGGCGGGGATTACTTCGGTCCCTCGGGGCCCTTCCAGCTGACAGGTGCGCCCGTGCAGGTTCCGAGCAGCCCGGTTGTTCGGGACGCCGCGATCGGGGCACGGCTGTGGGCGTTCGCGGAGTCGCACACGAGGGTGGAGTATCCGTGA
- a CDS encoding DUF3159 domain-containing protein, with product MWEQIGGLPGLVQSAVPSIVFVLTHQVFGVLTAVLAVLGAAVSIVAVRAARGQSLRPAIGGVVGVAVSSTLTLWTGDARDYFLPDIWGYLICAVVLLISVVARQPLAGVLWSAANRQSMAWRNNREALRAYTIATLVTAASFGVRSGTQIWFYELDAVGAMAAARLVVNYPLWGLTAAVWVWSIRVARRVR from the coding sequence GTGTGGGAGCAGATCGGTGGACTTCCCGGCCTCGTTCAGTCCGCGGTCCCGTCGATCGTCTTCGTTCTGACCCACCAGGTGTTCGGTGTGCTCACAGCGGTTCTGGCGGTTCTGGGGGCGGCGGTGTCGATCGTCGCCGTGCGCGCTGCCCGCGGACAGTCGTTGCGCCCGGCGATCGGCGGCGTGGTCGGCGTCGCGGTGTCGTCGACCCTGACTCTGTGGACCGGCGACGCCCGCGACTACTTCCTGCCGGACATCTGGGGCTACCTGATCTGTGCCGTGGTGCTGCTCATCTCCGTCGTGGCCCGACAACCGCTCGCCGGTGTGCTGTGGAGTGCGGCGAATCGGCAGTCGATGGCGTGGCGGAACAATCGTGAAGCGCTGCGGGCGTACACGATCGCGACGCTGGTCACCGCCGCATCGTTCGGCGTCCGGTCGGGTACGCAGATCTGGTTCTACGAGCTCGACGCGGTCGGCGCGATGGCTGCCGCACGGCTTGTCGTGAACTATCCGCTCTGGGGCCTGACGGCAGCGGTGTGGGTGTGGTCGATCCGCGTCGCGAGGCGCGTCCGATGA
- a CDS encoding TetR/AcrR family transcriptional regulator, with protein METIDSDDVDPRRVRSRQRLLDAAVTLLNSGGVEAVTVEAVTRLSRVARTTLYRHFESSTDLVAAAFERLLPQAETPETTTSIRDDLLKLMQRQAELIEQAPLQLTTLAWLAMLPEQPRQSGQSDGDQNALAPLRRRVVEQYREPFDRVLTSDVATAELGDLDLTMAVTQLAGPLVFAKLTGIRSMTVGDLEQLVDDFLMAHRRHQTS; from the coding sequence GTGGAAACCATCGATTCCGACGATGTTGACCCGAGGCGGGTTCGGTCGCGTCAGCGTTTGTTGGATGCTGCGGTGACCTTGCTGAACAGTGGCGGGGTCGAAGCCGTTACCGTGGAGGCGGTCACTCGACTGTCTCGTGTTGCTCGCACCACCTTGTATCGTCACTTCGAGAGCTCCACAGATCTGGTGGCGGCTGCCTTCGAGCGATTGTTGCCTCAGGCCGAGACCCCCGAGACGACGACGTCGATCCGTGATGACCTGCTGAAGCTGATGCAGCGGCAGGCTGAGCTTATTGAGCAGGCACCGCTGCAGTTGACGACGCTGGCATGGTTGGCAATGCTTCCCGAGCAGCCCCGGCAATCCGGGCAATCCGACGGGGATCAGAACGCGCTCGCGCCACTGCGTCGTCGAGTCGTCGAGCAGTATCGAGAACCATTCGATCGAGTTTTGACGAGTGACGTGGCCACGGCGGAGCTCGGCGACCTCGATTTGACCATGGCAGTCACTCAACTGGCGGGCCCCCTTGTCTTTGCCAAGCTCACGGGCATTCGGTCGATGACCGTTGGCGATCTCGAACAGCTTGTCGACGATTTCCTCATGGCCCACCGGCGACACCAAACCTCCTGA
- a CDS encoding TetR/AcrR family transcriptional regulator, whose translation MTDPERPARRTGGRSARVQDQVEGAALAVLLDAGYSGLTIRAVAQAAGVAETTVYRRWPTVGDLAAAALLRLAARGNPIPDTGSLVEDLRLLLTQVTELLARPEVLRVVRSAVVAEGDAARHARNAFFQQRFAASSVIVERAIARGELPPDTDGLRLIESLVGPAYMRALFGYREIDDDFVESSIASVLATVR comes from the coding sequence GTGACCGATCCTGAACGACCCGCGCGACGGACGGGTGGCAGGTCGGCGCGTGTCCAAGACCAGGTCGAGGGCGCGGCCCTGGCAGTCCTGCTCGACGCCGGCTACTCGGGTCTCACCATCCGCGCGGTGGCGCAGGCGGCCGGTGTCGCCGAGACGACCGTTTACCGTCGATGGCCGACCGTCGGCGACTTGGCTGCAGCCGCTCTCCTGCGGCTCGCCGCTCGGGGCAACCCGATTCCCGACACGGGTTCCCTGGTGGAAGATCTGCGACTGCTGCTGACTCAGGTCACCGAGCTGCTGGCACGCCCCGAGGTTCTTCGCGTGGTGCGCAGTGCGGTGGTCGCGGAGGGTGATGCGGCCCGGCATGCGCGAAACGCCTTCTTCCAGCAGCGATTCGCGGCGTCATCGGTGATCGTCGAGCGTGCGATCGCGCGTGGCGAACTCCCCCCGGACACGGACGGCCTCCGCCTCATCGAGTCGCTGGTCGGCCCCGCCTACATGCGGGCGCTGTTCGGATATCGGGAGATCGACGACGACTTCGTCGAATCTTCCATTGCATCGGTGCTCGCCACGGTCCGCTGA
- a CDS encoding PaaI family thioesterase — translation MRGDKPLPAHAPWCMGCGEDNPNGLHLEVHLHGDHVYADLQFDERHSGAPGLAHGGAISAACDDIMGFTLWIAETPAVTRTLTVEYRRPVPLHTPVHITASLVDETDRALFIEANGTVGDTTYFAAEAVFVKVDLSHFLRHGDWGATADLITRFFQAD, via the coding sequence ATGAGGGGCGACAAACCACTACCAGCACACGCACCATGGTGCATGGGATGCGGCGAAGACAACCCCAATGGCCTGCACCTCGAGGTACACCTGCACGGCGACCACGTCTACGCCGACCTGCAATTCGACGAGCGCCACTCAGGAGCCCCGGGACTCGCCCACGGCGGAGCCATCTCAGCGGCATGCGATGACATCATGGGTTTCACCCTGTGGATCGCCGAGACACCCGCAGTCACCCGAACCCTCACCGTGGAGTATCGACGCCCGGTCCCACTGCACACCCCCGTGCACATCACCGCCTCCCTCGTCGACGAAACCGACCGCGCGCTCTTCATCGAAGCCAACGGTACTGTCGGCGACACAACCTATTTCGCCGCAGAAGCGGTCTTCGTAAAGGTCGACTTGAGTCATTTTCTTCGTCACGGAGACTGGGGCGCCACAGCAGACCTCATCACCAGATTCTTTCAGGCCGACTAG
- a CDS encoding sensor histidine kinase, whose amino-acid sequence MTALLAPVRRLDVWLFVVLVVLVVTSSVRYVLRHGLGTVGVLILLGAVVLVAGYGVRPWLPERSWVPAAWSVTLAALVAALTVVAPSFAWCAVPVAFAVLGTLPFRWAVACVSVLMVVITASWLRISSAFDPALIAGPLGIALITVMAFRALDRESKARADLIDRLVATQDDLAAEQRRAGALRERARLSRDIHDSVGQDLSSVYLLLQVADRGWKTQPQDSHDNVRTAIDASRRGLEEIRHVIHDLSTDVESSTLTSPSELHRRLDDVGERSHGPATVTLRVDGTAVPLSHRLSSALVATARGALANAQEHAGANRVMMTLTYTDDEVRLDIRDDGRGFDVDRVLAAQSGSTRAGGRSQRGLGLKGVSDRVVDLGGGAMIESEIGDGTTVSVWFPIGVPHEEQ is encoded by the coding sequence ATGACAGCACTGCTCGCGCCGGTGCGACGCCTCGATGTCTGGCTTTTCGTCGTCCTGGTCGTGCTGGTCGTGACGAGCTCGGTGCGCTACGTGCTGCGGCACGGGCTCGGGACGGTCGGGGTCCTGATCCTCCTGGGTGCGGTCGTTCTCGTCGCGGGCTACGGGGTGCGCCCGTGGCTGCCCGAGCGGTCGTGGGTTCCCGCCGCCTGGTCGGTGACACTGGCGGCGCTCGTCGCGGCCCTGACCGTGGTCGCGCCGTCCTTCGCCTGGTGTGCGGTGCCGGTGGCCTTCGCCGTCCTGGGCACGCTGCCGTTCCGGTGGGCGGTCGCGTGCGTGAGCGTTCTGATGGTGGTGATCACGGCGTCGTGGCTCCGGATCAGTTCCGCGTTCGACCCGGCACTGATCGCCGGGCCGCTGGGCATCGCACTCATCACCGTGATGGCGTTCCGCGCCCTCGACCGGGAGTCGAAGGCGCGGGCCGACCTCATCGACCGGCTCGTGGCGACCCAAGACGACCTGGCCGCCGAGCAGCGTCGAGCGGGCGCACTGCGGGAACGCGCGAGGCTCTCGCGTGACATCCACGACTCCGTCGGACAAGACCTCTCGAGCGTGTACCTGCTGCTGCAGGTCGCGGACCGCGGCTGGAAGACGCAGCCTCAGGACTCGCACGACAATGTCCGCACCGCGATCGACGCCTCACGCCGCGGTCTCGAGGAGATCCGGCACGTCATCCACGACCTCAGCACCGACGTCGAGTCGTCGACGCTGACCTCGCCCTCCGAACTGCATCGTCGGCTCGACGACGTCGGCGAGAGGTCGCACGGTCCGGCCACGGTGACGCTGCGGGTCGACGGCACGGCGGTGCCGCTGTCGCATCGCCTGTCGTCGGCCCTCGTCGCGACGGCGCGCGGAGCGCTGGCCAACGCACAGGAGCATGCGGGCGCGAATCGCGTGATGATGACCCTGACCTACACCGACGACGAGGTCCGCCTCGACATCCGTGACGACGGGCGGGGGTTCGACGTCGATCGGGTTCTCGCCGCCCAATCGGGATCGACGAGGGCGGGCGGACGTTCACAGCGAGGCCTGGGGCTGAAGGGCGTCAGCGACCGCGTCGTCGACCTGGGCGGCGGTGCGATGATCGAATCCGAGATCGGCGACGGCACCACCGTGTCCGTCTGGTTCCCCATCGGTGTCCCCCACGAGGAGCAGTGA
- a CDS encoding response regulator, translating into MNDTRISILLVDDHPIVRAGLAALINALDDMSVVAEADDLESTLRAVRTHRPDVILMDLNLGASEHSGAQIIAELHRAPNTAPIPQILVLTTYQTESNILRALDAGARGYLLKDAPADELLTAIRATARGETVLSPAIASTLVRRSGRPGPTITEREVEVLELLAQGMGNKDLAKSMFISEGTVKAHLAHIYDKLGVDTRAGAVAAAIEQRIIRVE; encoded by the coding sequence ATGAACGACACCCGGATCAGCATCCTGCTCGTCGACGACCACCCGATCGTGCGCGCCGGACTCGCGGCCCTGATCAACGCGTTGGACGACATGTCGGTGGTCGCTGAGGCCGACGATCTGGAGTCGACGCTTCGGGCGGTCCGGACGCACCGGCCGGACGTCATCCTCATGGACCTCAACCTCGGAGCGTCGGAGCATTCGGGAGCGCAGATCATCGCCGAACTCCACAGAGCGCCGAACACGGCCCCGATTCCGCAGATCCTGGTCCTCACCACCTATCAGACGGAGTCCAACATCCTCCGTGCGCTCGACGCCGGGGCGCGCGGCTACCTGCTCAAGGACGCGCCGGCCGACGAACTGCTCACGGCGATTCGAGCAACGGCACGCGGCGAGACGGTGCTCTCCCCCGCGATCGCCTCGACGCTGGTGCGACGAAGTGGTCGGCCCGGCCCGACGATCACCGAACGCGAAGTGGAGGTCCTGGAACTGCTGGCTCAAGGAATGGGCAACAAGGATCTGGCCAAGAGCATGTTCATCTCCGAAGGAACCGTCAAGGCGCACCTGGCCCACATCTACGACAAGCTGGGCGTCGACACCCGAGCCGGTGCGGTCGCCGCGGCCATCGAGCAGCGGATCATCCGCGTGGAGTGA